The genomic region GCTTCCGCCCGCGGCGCCTGTTTCTGACGGGACAGGTCGTACAGGACCGAGCCGAAGGCCGGGAGGGTCCGTGCATTGACCGAAGCCAAGAGAGGGATGTGTCGGGTCACGTGATCCGGCTCGGTTGCCACTATGACCTGGCTGTGGATGGCCGCTTCAGAGGACAGGGTCGAGTCCAGTCCTTGGACGAACACTACTGGACCGGCTGTCTCCATTGCTTCCAGGAGCAGCGCATCGCTTGTGGCGCCGTCCAACTGGGCGGGACTGGCATAATCGAGCCGATGGTCGAGGCCGATGGCCGATGCCCCCGCGTCATGTGCGGCAGTGATGAGGGTCGCGAGCACCATCCGATCCAACGGACCGGCGCCGAACCGATCGTCGCCGGCCGGATCGCGCCGGATGATGGTCAATGAGGGGCTGGCCTGGATCGGCAAACGATGACGCAGCCAGGTGTCGTACGGAGCCCATTCCAACGCGGCAAAGGTGGCCGGTGCCAGGGTGTGAAGCAACAGGGCGCACAGTGTCGCAAGGAGACCGATCACCGGTGCCTGGAGCGGAAGCGATCTGATAAAGAGGCGCCAGAATCGAATGCCGTCCATGTTCCTCTTAGCAGATTATTGAAAACCCCCTTAGCCACATGGTTTCAAGTGGCATCAGCCTGCTACGGATTTGCGAACTCCTCGAGCACGGCCTTCACCTCCTGCTTCGGAAGTCCTTTCAATACGGCCTTGGCTTTCCGAAGGTCCGCCGCTGTGCCGAGGCCCTTGCCATAGATACGGGCCAGGGTCTTTTTCGAGGGCACGAAGCCGTCCGCCGCCGTCGTCTCGAAATAGGCCAGTAGTACGGGATCGAAGGGCGGAAGCTGCTGATCTAATCCTGTCTCGTATAATTTGGCGAGTTCGGCCTGTGACGGCTCGCTGAGGGCATAGGCTTCCTTGAGAAGCAGCGGAACGGCCATGTCCGGACGATTGTGTTTGAGAAGTGTGGTGCCGAGGGTTTCACCGTTTTCGATTTGGTATGGTTGAAGGTCCTGGTCTTGCCGGATCTTCTCCAGAACCTCGACCTGCACTCTTTCCTGATAGGCCTGAAACGCTTCGAGTGTCTCCTTGCGCCTACGTTCCGGCTGGTCGGGCGACAACGCCAGTCGTCTGGTCTTCGACAGGGCCTCAGCGGCCGGCTGGTGACCGAACTCTTCGGCCTTCGCCCACCAATAGATGGCGGACGCCAGATTCTTCTGAACCCCCTGGCCGGCTTTATAGGCATTGCCCAGAAAAAATTGAGCCTGCGGCACGCCGCCTTTAGCCGCTTCCTCCATGAATTGCGCCGCTTCCCCGCCGTGATTGACCAGCTTGAGCAGCAGCGCCATGCGATAACGGGCATCGGGAAAATTCGGTTGCAACTCCAGCGCCTGGCGATAGGAATCGATCGCCGCGTTCACGTTTCCGCGTGTGTAGTGCACGTTGCCGAGACTGTAATGGGCGTGAGTCAGTGTGGAATCCAGTTGAATGGCTTCCTTCAACGCCGTCGAGGCTCCTCGCCAGTCCTGCTTGGCCATGAGGAGAACGCCCAGCTGCAAATGCGCCTCCGGATCCGAAGCATTCAGCTTGATCGCGGCGCGGCATTCGTCGATCGCAGCGTCCAGATCTCCGATTCGATAGAGTCCGCGCGCGAGGTTCAAACGGGTTTCCGCGTTTTGGGGTGTCAGGCGGGCCGCGTTGCGGAGCTCACTCAGCGCGAGCGTGGCGTCTTCTTCCTGCGCGGTCACCGGTGGCTCCGGCGCTTCTGTGGGCGGGGGCGTCAGAGGGCGACTCTCGACCGGCGGCGGGCTTTCGACCAGCGGCTGATTCTCGACGAGTGGGGGACTGTCGAGGAGCGGTGGGGCGCCCGGCTCATCGGTCGTCTGAGCATGTGAAGGATCGATCGGGAGCAACAGCGTGAAGAACACGGCCAGGGTGGTCACGGGTACCGATCGATGCATGAAAGCCTGTGACCCTCCGATTTCGTGTGATAGACGGGCACATTATAGCATTCGATTGGAGGATCGTGGTCCGTTTCGTCCGGGATTGAATGGCTCCAGTGAGGGCTATCGCAGCCTGGCCAGGGCTTCCGCGATGGACCGAAGTCTGTCCTGAAGGTCGACGCCGGTCAGGCGAACCGGTTCATGCGGGACGCGCCAGACCGGTTCGAGCGGGGCCGGGTCTGCCGCCAGTCGAGGAATCACGTGCCAGTGGATATGGGGGAGTTGGTTGCCGAGCAGCTCGTAATTGATCTTCTTGGCTCCGAAGGTCTCGGCCAGCGCCTTGGCCGCAACGTTCACTTCTTCCATGAGCTGGATGCGTTCCGTAGGAGCCAGGTGGAACAGCTCCGTCGCATGCCGTTTGAACACGATGACCGTCCACCCTGCAAAGTATTGGTCGTCGTGCAGAAAGGCCTTGGAGAGGCCCAGGTCCATGACCAAGTGGTCGGTGGCCGGCCAGTGTCCTCCGCAGGCCCGGCAGGATGGATCGGTCACGGTTGGTTCGCTTTCCGCCATTCCTCCTCGGTAATGACGCCCTTTTTGAGCAGCAGCTGGATGAGCTTGTCCGTCTGTCGCTCCTGGGCCTGGTGGCGCGGGTTGGTCGATGGCGATGGGGGCTGCGCTTGACTCTGCTGTTTGGGTTCGGGCGGGGGGCGTCGTGCGCCGTAGACCTTGAACGAAGGCGTGAAGACGATCATGTAGTCCTTGTTGCGAAGCCGGATGCTGACGGGAAGGCTTTGGCTGTAGGGAACGAGATCGGGATTTGCGCCGGGGGGAATTCTGAAGTAGGGCTTTCCGTCCGACGTTTCTCCCTCCTGTCCCAGCACGTCCATACGGCTCAGGATCGGATCGCTGTTCAGGTTTTCGCGTTCCTCGCCGCCGATGTTGGTGACTTTGTCCAGCACGATATACAGGGAGTCTCCGGCAAAGGTTTCGGAGGACAGGTTCTTGGCGCTGACGTCGTACCGGTACTCGCTGTTGAAGTTGTCGCGCCCTTTGAGGGTGACGACGACGGACACTCTCCCAGTCAAGTCGCTGAGTTGGTCGATCGGAGAGGCGACGGCCAGGGAGGACGCGATGATGGGGGTGATGAAGGCTGCCCAGCAACCGGCGATCAGTGTGAGGCGTCGAAGTGATCTAGGCATGGCTCCCTCTGTCGAAACATAGGTGCGAGCCGATCGGTCGAACGGGCTACCCGCAGCGCCAAGCCTGCCCGCTTGGCTTCCGGAAGCTGGCAGCCAAGCTCGTCGCAGCGGCGTATCGGCGGTTGCAGTAGAAGCGATCATGAATAGGGCGGGCCAGAGCATAGCAAAGATCCGGTGATTCAGCGAGGGGCTTCTCAACGGGACTTGCCTTGACACCTCGTTTCAGCCGACGATATTCTCCGTGCATCCAAGGCAGATTCCGGTTTCCGCTGCTCCCCTCTATGAGACTATCCAGGCGTAGATCCGCTCCCTTGGTCATTCCTCGAACGCTGGTTTTGCGATTGCTTCGGCTGTACGACTATCCGCATCCCCACCGGAGAGGCAGGGTGATCCGGGGCTACGATCGCCCGCATGCGGTGCGGACGGCCAGGATGTGCGCGGCGGTTGCCGGAGCCCTGGGCCACGATCCCGACCGTGTGCGTCAATATCAGATCGCCTGTCTATTGCATGACTTGGGCCGTGCCGGCTTGGACCGCCGACTCTTTGGGAAGATTTGGTCCTGGGCCAAGGCACACGGAATTCCCACGAGACCGCGCGAATGGCGGACCATACATCCGGAGACCGTCTATGGACGCGAGACCGAAGCGTTTCTTTCCCGCTACCGCCAAGAGTTGAAGGCGGACGGGATTGACATGACGCCGTGGGCGGTGGAGCAGGTCGAGATGCGGCTGGGGTATGCCCGACGCCTCGCCCGCCGGCTGCGCGCCGTCCGTTCGGGGATCAAGAAGCTGGGCATCCGATGGGAGCCCTGGATGCAAGCGGTGATGCTCTACTATTATTATCCGGAAAAGCTCGCGGGGGCCGAGCCGTGGGTCAAGCAGCTGGCAGAAGTGCTGGTGGCCTGCGAGCAGTTCGAGGCCTATAGCAACCAGCGGCGGGGCCGGGATTATTACTTGCGCCAAAAGGAAACGATTCCCGAGGCGTTTGCCTATCTGGGGACGCTGGAGCGGGACGGCATGGTGAGCGCCGACGTCATGGATGCGCTCACGCGGCTGGCCGCGGACGGAACGTTCGACGACGTACTGGCGGAGGCACGCGGACGCCGGCTGACTCCGATGGATCGCAAGGCGCTCCGCAGGCTGAAGAGGTGAGCATGGCCGTCAAGACCGTTCCCCTGCGCCTGTCGATGCGCGGCGGAACCCAGATCGAAAATGTGACCGAGTCGGTGCAGGAGGCACTCGCGGATTCGAAGCTGGCCGCCGGCATCGCGACGGTGTTCGTCCGACACACTACCGCGTCGGTGATGATCATCGAGGACGAGCCAGGCATCCGGGCCGACACGCACGCGTTTTGGGACCGTGCGGTTCCGGCTGATCCGGCCTGGCAGCACAACGTCCGTAACGCCGGGGAAGACAACGGGCATAGTCACTTGCGCGGACAACTGCAGGGGCCTTCGGTGACCATTCCCTTTGCAGCCGGGGCACTGTTGCTGGGAACCTGGCAGCAGATCGTCGTCGTCGATTTCGATACGAGGGCTCGCACGCGCGAGATCGTCATCCAGTTGATCGGAGAGCCGGAATCATGACGCGACCCGCTGTGCATCCGTCCGGTCCGATCATCTGCCTGGCCGCGCTGTTGTCCTGCGCGCCTTCCGTTCAGGCCGCGGATTGGGGAAAGCCGTTGGGGGCGACCTACGACGGGCCGGAAGGCAAGGCGCGCGCCGTGACGCCCGCACCTCTGGAACTGGCCGCCGATGAACGGGCTACGATGGCCGTGTTTGAACGGGTGACGAAATCCGTCGTCTTCATCGCGAATACGGCGATTCAGCGCGATCCCTGGTCGTTCGATCTTCTCGAGGCTCCGCAAGGGTCCGGTTCCGGGTTCGTCTGGAACAAGCAGGGACACATCGTCACGAATTTCCACGTCGTGTACGGTGCCAGTTCCATCAAGGTCACGCTGGCCGATCGATCCGAGTACAAGGCGGTGCTGATCGGAGCGGATCCGGATCACGATCTCGCGGTGCTGCAGATTCAAGCGACGGACGACGCGCTGTCGCCCATTACGGTGGGGTCCTCGAACGATCTCAGGGTGGGGCAAAAGGTCTTGGCGATCGGGAATCCGTTCGGTCTCGACCATTCCCTGACCACGGGGGTCGTGAGCGCGTTGGGACGCACCATCAAGTCCCTGTCGAACCGCACGATCGAAGGCGTGATTCAGACCGATGCGGCCATCAACCCCGGGAATTCCGGCGGGCCGCTTCTTGATGGGACCGGCCGGCTCATCGGCGTCAATACGCAAATCGTCAGTCCGAGCGGCGCCTTTGCCGGAATCGGATTCGCCGTTCCGGTGGACACGGTCAATAGGATCGTCCCGGAGCTGATCAAGCACGGGAAACTGATCCGTCCCGGATTGGGCGTATCGCTCGTGCCGGACGCGATGGCCAAGCGGTGGGGGGTGAAAGGACTGATCATCGGAAAGGTCTCTCGCGGGGGTGCGGCGGAGCGGGCAGGCCTGCAGGGAGCCCGTGAAACCATGCCGGGCCGGGTGGAATTGGGCGACGTCATCGTGTCCGTCAATAACCGGCCGGTCTCGACCGTGGATGAACTGATGGACGTGATGGAAGACCATAAGGTCGGTGACCGCGTCACGGTCGACATCCTCAGGAACAATCGTCGGCAATCGGTGACGGTCACGTTGCAAGCCATCAACTGATGGCCGAATGTATTGGAGCTGATCCGGCGGACACCCGTGCTCCTCCAAAACAGAGGTGCGTCGGCACGAGCGGTAATCGACGAGACCTCTATGGTAGGATCACAGATCTTGGACAGGCGGAGGACGAGTAATGAGTGATCGTCGACCCAGCAATCAACCGGATGGACAACCCAGGCCTCGCGGTCAGGGGGCCGAGCCCTCGCAGAGCGGATCCGATCCTTTGGAATTGATCGAAGAATGTCTCGCGTCGTTCACCGATGCGGATCCCCGACAGAAACTGCTCTACAAAGTGCGGCATGCCATGATGGCCGCCCAGACGGCCAACCAGCAACGCGAGGCCGAATTCAAGAAAGTCAGCGAAGTCGTGGCGAAGCTGACCGCTCCCGCCAACCGAATCGGGACCTTGCTCGATGTACCGGGTGAAGGATTGGCCCGGATCGTCATCGGCGGGGCCGAATATTACGCCAACGTCGATCCGCGAGTGCCGGCCGAGGACCTCAAGATCGGCGCGCAGATTTTGGTGAACGAAGCCTATGCCGTCATCAAGACGCTCGGCTATGACCGGAACGGACCCATTCTGAAGCTGGCCGAAGCCATGGCGGACGGGCGGTTGCGCTTCGAGCAGGACATGGGCCGCCAAGCCCTCGTGCTGCAGCGGTCGAGCGATCTCCTGGGCGTCGAGTTGAAGGCGGGCGACGAAATCAGGATCGATCCCAGTCATCGAATCGCGATCGAGAAACTCGACGAGCGGAAATCGGCCCGGCACGTGTTGGATGAAGTGCCGACCGTGACGTGGGAGCAGATCGGCGGACAGCGGGACGCGATTACGGCCATCAGAAAAGCGATCGAATATCCTTTGCTGCATGCGGAGACCTTCGAGAAATTCAAGTTTTCACAGCCCAAGGGGTTTTTGCTGTACGGGCCGCCCGGTTGCGGCAAGACGCTGATCGGTCAGGCTGCAGCCGGCAGTTTGGCGAAACTGGTCGGTGAATCGAAACAGACGGCTTCAGCGGACGATCGTCGGCCGCCAGTCGTGACCGGCGCGTTTCTTCACGTGAAGGGACCGGAGATTCTGAACATGTGGCTGGGGGAATCGGAGCGCATGGTCCGCGATCTGTTCGCCCAAGCGAGGGCGCGACGCAAGGAAGGAGCCCTGCCGTTCATTTTCATCGATGAAGCGGAATCCATCCTGGGAACCAGGCGCGCGCTGCGATCCTTCAACATCTCCAACACGCTCGTGCCGATGTTCTGCAGCGAGATGGACGGGATCGAGTCGTTGCAGGACGTGGTCATCATCCTGGCGTCGAACCGTCCGGATCTGATCGATCCGGCCGTGCTACGGCCCGGCCGTATCGACCGGAAGATCAAGGTTCGCCGGCCGAATCGGGACGCGGCGACCGAAATTCTCAAAGTCTATCTCACGGCCGATTTACCGTTCGATCAGGCGGTGATCGAAGAGCGGGGCGGCGATGCGGCAGGGGCATCGGCATCGCTGGCTCAGGAGGTCATCGACACGCTGTTCAAGCGGGCGGATGAGAATCGGCTCCTGTCGATCCGGCTGCGCAACGGGCAGCACCAGGTGCTCTATCGCAGCGATCTCATCAGCGGGGCCATCCTGGCGTCCATTGTTCAACGGGCCAAGGAAAAGGCGATCGATCGGACGATTCAAACGGGACGGCCGGCCGGCATGACGGCCCAGGATCTCCTGGATGCCGCCGCGGAGGAATTTCGCGAGGGCGAGATGCTGCCGCCGGACGATGCCGCCGAGGAATGGCTCAAGCTTCTCGACCACCATCCGGAACAGGTCGTGGGGGTCTCTTCGTTCCGGCGCGGGAGGCAGACGGAAGAGCGAGCCGTGAATCAGATCATATGACGTGCGAGACGACGCGTGACTAATAGACCTGCAAGCGTCCGGCTGTTCGGAATTGAAACCGAATACGGGATCGCCCGGGATGACCTGGAACAGATGGATTCCGTGGTCGAATCGATGGATCTGGTGCGGGCGCACCTCACGGCGTCGTTCGAGCGGCGCTGGGACTATGCCGGGGAAGATCCGCACGAAGATGCCAGGGGATTTCGCGTGTCGGGATTGCAGCAGGACCGGGAAGAGGACGAGTTCGCGAAGGTCGACGCCCACCGGCCGTTTTCGTTTCACGAGATGAAGAGCGACCTCGTGTTGCCGAACGGGGCCCGCTTTTACAACGATCATACGCATCCCGAATATTCAACGCCGGAATGCCGGACCTTGAAGGATCTGGTGGCGCAGGACCGGGCAGGGGAGCGTGTCGCTCAACGGGCGGCCGATCGCCGGAACCGAAGCCTCGGCGGGGCGCATGTGCAACTCTATAAGAACAACACCGATTTTCACGGACACAGTTACGGCTGTCATGACAACTACTTGGTGCCCAGATCCGTGCCGTTTGCGTCGTTGGTCTCCGGCTTGCTGCCCTTTCTCGTGAGCCGTCAGGTCATCGCCGGAGCGGGAAAGGTGGGGACGGAAGCCCAGGAGTCCGGATTCGTGGCGGGTCCGTATCAGTTGTCGCAGCGCGCGGATTTCATGGAAACGGATCTGAGCGTCGATACCATGCACAACCGGCCGATTCTGAACACGCGCGATGAACCGCACGCGGATCCCCTGAAATACCGGCGCCTCCATCTGATTTTGGGTGACGCCAACATGTGCGAGTATGCGACGGCGCTCAAGGTCGGCACGACCAGGCTGGTGTTGGAGTTGATCGCCCGCGACGCGGCGCCGGACCTCGAATTGGAGTCTCCGGTTTCGGCGATCAAGCAGATTTCTCGGGATGCGGACCTCAAGGTGAGGGTGCGCCGGCAAAAGGGCTCGGCTCTTTCGGCGTTGGACCTTCAAGAAGAATATCTGGCCGCGGCTCGCCGGACGTTGTCGGGATCCGATCCGGAGACGGACTGGATCATGACCGAATGGGAGATGGTGCTGAGCCAACTGACCGGCGAGCGAAGCCAATTGGTGGGAAAACTGGATTGGGTGACCAAGCAATGGCTGTTGGAAACGTTTGTCCGCGAAGAACGGATCGGCTGGGATGATCCCTGGCTGGCCAGCCTGGATTTGGAGTATCACAACATCGATCCCGAGCGGGGGCTCTTTCTCGGGCTTGAAGCCGATGGCAAGGCCTGGCGGTTGACGACCGAGAAGGACGTCGCGCAGGCGCTGTCGTCCGGACCGCGCGATACCAGGGGCGGCTTGCGTGGCCTCTGCGTCCGCCGGTTTCCCGACCAGATCACGGGTATGCAGTGGGAGCGGATCCAGTTTGCCGGCGGGTTGCGATCGAGGGTGCTGGACATGAGCGATTTGTTCGAACCGGAAACCGTCTTGCGCTGCGCGGATGTCTTCGAGGCGGCATCGTCGCCGGCGGATGCGCTCGACGCCTGGAAAGCAAGAAAGGATGCCGAATCATGAGCAGCTTAATGATGCCAGAACGCCGCGAAGGGCCAGTGGATCCAATGCCGAAGGGTCCAGGCCCGTCCGAAGAGGAACGGGGTCCTCGCCGTCCCGATACCGGGTCGCCCGAGACGGACAATCTGATGAAACGCATGCGCAAGGTCGATCCGAAACAGGCGGAACGATATCGCCAGAGAACGGGTGAGTAAAAAGAGACGTGTTGAATTGTGAACGTGGAGTTTTGAGCAAGGCTTGATTCTGAAACGGGATGTCTCAGTCGTAACTCAGGACTCAGCACTCGTAATTAAGAACCTGGTGATGTGGGTGACGTGATGGGGATGCAGGGAGATTTGTTTCAGTTGTTGAAGGAACAGGGGTATCAATTCGGCTTGCCGGCGGCGGCGGCGGCGGACGTCGATATTCCCACGGCCACGACGATTCTGGCCTTCAGATATCGGGACGGAGTCCTGGTTGCCGGAGACCGCCGTGCCACGGCCGGCAACATGGTGATGTACGATCGAACCGACAAGGTGCTCGAGATCGACCGGTACAGTGTCATGGCGATCGCCGGCGTACCGGCCACGGCCTATGAAATGGCCCGCGTCCTGGAGCATTCGTTCAAATACTACCGTCGGACTCAACTCCAGGAATTGAGCTTCGAGGGAAAGTTGCGGGCTCTCTCCAAGCTGCTGAAGGAAAACGTGCCGGCGGCGCTTGCCGGTACGGGGGCGGTGGCGCCCATCTTCGCCGGTTATGACGCCGAGCAGGGCATGGCGAAGACGTATTTCTACGACATTCTGGGCGCGGAATTTGAGGGAGTCGAATACGCCGTCTCCGGCTCCGGTTCGCCCACGCTACGCGGGATTCTTCACTATCTGAACACCTGGGGTGAGCAGCCGTTGACCGGCATGGCGGAAGAGCAGGCGGCGATTCAGGCCTTGCGCCTGTTGACCTGCGCGGCTGAATTCGATTCCGCCACCGGGGGTGTGAACCGTGAAGCCAATCTGTATCCGGTCATCAAGCTGATCACACAAGACGGAATTCGCACGGTGTCCGATACGGATCTCAAACAGTCATTTGAAGCGAACGTGATCCGTCGGGCCTGAGTCGAGAGGGTCCGAGGATTTCTGGATTCGCCACGCGAGTTGAGCGGGAGCATTATGTACGACGAACCATACCGTTGGGTCGAAGCGGTCGGCAATCGCCGGCAGTATCTGGATGAACAATTCAAGCAGGGCAGTCCGGTGATCGCGGTAACCTATGACGCGGGGATTCTGCTCCTCACGGTCAGCAAGGGCACGCCGAAACTCTATGAGATTTACGACCGCCTGGCGCTGGGAGGCATGGGCCATCCGGCTGATCTCGAAAAATTGCGCTTCAGTCTTCTGGAAATGGCCCATGTTGAAGGATTCAACCGGTCGCCGTCCGATGTCACCGGTGGCCGCATGGTCAAGTATGGAATTGCGCCGGTGATCAAGCAGGCGTTCGAAGAGGTCTACAAAGCTCCGTTCATCGTGAAAATCCTCTTGGCTGAATTGGGGCAGAAACCCGACAAAGACAGGTTCCTGACCATTAATTATGACGGGACATTTGAAGAACGGACGCACTGTGCCGTGTTGGCCGCCAACCGGTCCGTCGAACAATCGATGACGGCGTATCTGCAGGCGCGACCATCCGCTTCCGGGACCCTTGATCAGGCGGTCGGCCATGCGCTGCATGCATGGGTGCTGGGAGAGCAGGCTCAGCGGCGGGCGGCGGAGATGCGATCGGAACCAGAGGCCTCCGCGCCGGAATCCGCACAGACGGAGATCGACGCCAAAACAGTGGCCGAGTACGTCCGCGACCATCTCGACGGCCGGACGATCGAATGCGCGGTCCTCGATCGGAATCAGCGGGGATCCGCAAAATATCGTGCGCCCCTCAAGCCTGCCGAACTCGGCGAATGGCAGAGAGCGTGATCCTACCCCTGTGACGCCATGCTGAATCGTATCTTCGGGTTGGAGACCGAGTACGGCCTCCTGGTCCATCAAGACCGGCCTGACCATTCCCCCACGTGGTTCGCCCACAAGATCCGCGACCATCTATTCAATGTCCGCCGGCAGGGCGTCCTGGACGTGCATCATCGCGGGCATGACGAGCCTCCCGGCAACGGCGGGTTTCTCACGAATGCCGGGCGGGTGTACCTGGACATGGGCCATCTGGAATATGCCTCTCCGGAATGTCACTCCTTGACCGACGTGATCGCGGCCGATCGAGCGGGGGACACCATCTTGCAGGACACGATCGAGGATCTCGGGTTTGCCGATCAGGTGTCGCTCATCAAGAACAACGTCGATCACGAGACGGATGCGACGTTCGGTTCGCATGAGAATTACCTGGTATCCCGGCGGTTTCCGTTCACGCGGCGTGGCTTGGCCCCGCTGGTCACCTTCCTGGTCACGAGACAGATTTTCACCGGCTCGGGGCGCGTCGGCTCCGCCGGTCCTCAGGATGCATGGATTCAGAGGGATCGATTGATCGTGCCGCGCATGTCGATCGGCGGCGGACGCCTCGATCCGGCGGCGCCGTTTCAGATCTCGCAGCGGGCCGATCATATCGTCAATGATTTTTTCGAGTGGGTGCAGCAGAACCGGGCCATCGTGAACACAAGGGATGAGCCTCTCGCGGATCCGAATCAGTATCGGCGCATTCACCTGCTGCTCGGCGATTCCAATATGGCGGAGTATGCCGCCGCTCTGAAAATGGGAACGACCGGCCTGATCCTGCAGTTGATCGAGGAGGGCCACATTCCGGACGATCTGGAGATCGACGAACCGGTCGAAGCCCTGCAGGAAATTTCTCAGGATCAGGATCGGCAATGGATAGTGCAGCTCCGATCCGGGAAGACGATGTCGGCGATCGACGTCCAGGAGCAATTCGTCGAGGCGGCGAGGCAGCATTGCCGAGGACAGGATGAAGAGACCGATTGGGTGATCGATCAGTGGAGCGGGGTGCTGCAGGATTTGCGGGGCGAATACGCCAACCTTGTGGGACGGGTGGACTGGGCGTCAAAGCTGTGGCTGTTGGAGTCGTTCCGCGAAGCCGAAAAGGTCGACTGGACGGATCCGATCTTGAAGAGCCTCGACCTCGAATATCACAACCTGAATGCAGGCAAGGGACTGTACTTCGGATTGCTGGATGAAGGGCGCGTCACTCGCGTGACGACGGACAAGGCCATCGAACTGGCTGCGGCGCATCCGCCACGAAATACCCGGGCCTACGGTCGGGGCGAATTGGTTCGGCATTTGCTGCGCAACGCGCCGCCCTCACATGAGTCGGACTCCGGGCAAGAGGAGCGATTTTTCCCGCCGTACGTGATCAATTGGTCGATTTTCCAAGTCAGGGGCCAATCGCCCTTTCCCATGCCGGATCCCTTCAAGACCTATGTGCAGGAAGTGCACGCTCATCTCGAGGGGGCCTGACCGGTCATCACCTCGATGATCCGGTTTTCGGCCCAAAAGCGATCCTCATTGGGCCGGTTCGGTTGGACGAACCCGCAATGGCCCCCATGCCGAGGTGCGATGAGTCGGATGTTCGGATTGTCCCGGATGGCCGATGCGTCGAACATGGCGAAGGGGATGAACGGATCATCCTGCGCCGTGATGATGACCGCGGGAACGGCAATCGACTTCAGGACATGTCTGGATCCGGCCCGGTCGTAGTAGTCGGCCCCGTTTCGATAGCCACCGTCCCGCGCCGTATAACGGTCGTCAAATTCGCGGAGCGTGCGGACGGCGTTCAACTCAGCCAGGTCCCATCGACCCGGAAACAGCACGGCTTTCCGGTGCATGCGCGCTTTCATGCTCGTGAGAAAATGGTTATGGTAGATCCAGTTCCTTGGATGCTCCAGGGCGGCGACGCATTGTGTGGGGTCGATATTGGGACAAACCGCCACCACCCCGGCCAG from Nitrospira japonica harbors:
- a CDS encoding proteasome accessory factor PafA2 family protein — encoded protein: MTNRPASVRLFGIETEYGIARDDLEQMDSVVESMDLVRAHLTASFERRWDYAGEDPHEDARGFRVSGLQQDREEDEFAKVDAHRPFSFHEMKSDLVLPNGARFYNDHTHPEYSTPECRTLKDLVAQDRAGERVAQRAADRRNRSLGGAHVQLYKNNTDFHGHSYGCHDNYLVPRSVPFASLVSGLLPFLVSRQVIAGAGKVGTEAQESGFVAGPYQLSQRADFMETDLSVDTMHNRPILNTRDEPHADPLKYRRLHLILGDANMCEYATALKVGTTRLVLELIARDAAPDLELESPVSAIKQISRDADLKVRVRRQKGSALSALDLQEEYLAAARRTLSGSDPETDWIMTEWEMVLSQLTGERSQLVGKLDWVTKQWLLETFVREERIGWDDPWLASLDLEYHNIDPERGLFLGLEADGKAWRLTTEKDVAQALSSGPRDTRGGLRGLCVRRFPDQITGMQWERIQFAGGLRSRVLDMSDLFEPETVLRCADVFEAASSPADALDAWKARKDAES
- a CDS encoding AAA family ATPase, with translation MSDRRPSNQPDGQPRPRGQGAEPSQSGSDPLELIEECLASFTDADPRQKLLYKVRHAMMAAQTANQQREAEFKKVSEVVAKLTAPANRIGTLLDVPGEGLARIVIGGAEYYANVDPRVPAEDLKIGAQILVNEAYAVIKTLGYDRNGPILKLAEAMADGRLRFEQDMGRQALVLQRSSDLLGVELKAGDEIRIDPSHRIAIEKLDERKSARHVLDEVPTVTWEQIGGQRDAITAIRKAIEYPLLHAETFEKFKFSQPKGFLLYGPPGCGKTLIGQAAAGSLAKLVGESKQTASADDRRPPVVTGAFLHVKGPEILNMWLGESERMVRDLFAQARARRKEGALPFIFIDEAESILGTRRALRSFNISNTLVPMFCSEMDGIESLQDVVIILASNRPDLIDPAVLRPGRIDRKIKVRRPNRDAATEILKVYLTADLPFDQAVIEERGGDAAGASASLAQEVIDTLFKRADENRLLSIRLRNGQHQVLYRSDLISGAILASIVQRAKEKAIDRTIQTGRPAGMTAQDLLDAAAEEFREGEMLPPDDAAEEWLKLLDHHPEQVVGVSSFRRGRQTEERAVNQII
- a CDS encoding HIT family protein; protein product: MAESEPTVTDPSCRACGGHWPATDHLVMDLGLSKAFLHDDQYFAGWTVIVFKRHATELFHLAPTERIQLMEEVNVAAKALAETFGAKKINYELLGNQLPHIHWHVIPRLAADPAPLEPVWRVPHEPVRLTGVDLQDRLRSIAEALARLR
- a CDS encoding secondary thiamine-phosphate synthase enzyme YjbQ, encoding MAVKTVPLRLSMRGGTQIENVTESVQEALADSKLAAGIATVFVRHTTASVMIIEDEPGIRADTHAFWDRAVPADPAWQHNVRNAGEDNGHSHLRGQLQGPSVTIPFAAGALLLGTWQQIVVVDFDTRARTREIVIQLIGEPES
- a CDS encoding HD-GYP domain-containing protein, yielding MIRGYDRPHAVRTARMCAAVAGALGHDPDRVRQYQIACLLHDLGRAGLDRRLFGKIWSWAKAHGIPTRPREWRTIHPETVYGRETEAFLSRYRQELKADGIDMTPWAVEQVEMRLGYARRLARRLRAVRSGIKKLGIRWEPWMQAVMLYYYYPEKLAGAEPWVKQLAEVLVACEQFEAYSNQRRGRDYYLRQKETIPEAFAYLGTLERDGMVSADVMDALTRLAADGTFDDVLAEARGRRLTPMDRKALRRLKR
- a CDS encoding tetratricopeptide repeat protein, which translates into the protein MHRSVPVTTLAVFFTLLLPIDPSHAQTTDEPGAPPLLDSPPLVENQPLVESPPPVESRPLTPPPTEAPEPPVTAQEEDATLALSELRNAARLTPQNAETRLNLARGLYRIGDLDAAIDECRAAIKLNASDPEAHLQLGVLLMAKQDWRGASTALKEAIQLDSTLTHAHYSLGNVHYTRGNVNAAIDSYRQALELQPNFPDARYRMALLLKLVNHGGEAAQFMEEAAKGGVPQAQFFLGNAYKAGQGVQKNLASAIYWWAKAEEFGHQPAAEALSKTRRLALSPDQPERRRKETLEAFQAYQERVQVEVLEKIRQDQDLQPYQIENGETLGTTLLKHNRPDMAVPLLLKEAYALSEPSQAELAKLYETGLDQQLPPFDPVLLAYFETTAADGFVPSKKTLARIYGKGLGTAADLRKAKAVLKGLPKQEVKAVLEEFANP
- a CDS encoding S1C family serine protease, giving the protein MTRPAVHPSGPIICLAALLSCAPSVQAADWGKPLGATYDGPEGKARAVTPAPLELAADERATMAVFERVTKSVVFIANTAIQRDPWSFDLLEAPQGSGSGFVWNKQGHIVTNFHVVYGASSIKVTLADRSEYKAVLIGADPDHDLAVLQIQATDDALSPITVGSSNDLRVGQKVLAIGNPFGLDHSLTTGVVSALGRTIKSLSNRTIEGVIQTDAAINPGNSGGPLLDGTGRLIGVNTQIVSPSGAFAGIGFAVPVDTVNRIVPELIKHGKLIRPGLGVSLVPDAMAKRWGVKGLIIGKVSRGGAAERAGLQGARETMPGRVELGDVIVSVNNRPVSTVDELMDVMEDHKVGDRVTVDILRNNRRQSVTVTLQAIN